The Alligator mississippiensis isolate rAllMis1 chromosome 11, rAllMis1, whole genome shotgun sequence genomic interval gcatctctgctgTCATCACCATCACCTCTgactgccccatggggcagcggtggcagtgaaGAGCAGACGCAGGGCAGCCCTGTATGGGCtctgagcggctgcagcagggagctgccggcagcaggaaggggtgggggaggggccacttttaccCTGCGCTGAGCAACAGCTTTtttcctgtgctgccactgctgagcctgggtgggtgagcccagagcaggtgtGTGGGGCCGAGGCTTCACAGTGTGGGTCTCCACcggtaccgtggggctggggctggcggtggtggcagccagaaggagccgccACTACCCGcactgcctagaaaggcagtccagctgcggagctgccccagcctcgttgtgtgcccagggggcagcagggtgtgcCACAGGTCAGGGCCGTGCATGGGTTCTGGTTTATCCACTCTGATGGgggagagtccagagcaggtctGGGGCatgttggggctgtgtgctgttagcggtggcagggaggtgccacagggcacacgggctctgggctgttgtgagGCGGGCAGGGACTGACTGGCTCGGGGGGCATGCACGAGGTGTTCCCAtgcaccccccaccatacccacaaacacaACCTCCCACAGAcactcccatacccacccacatccactcACACCTGcacatcctccccccacaccccacatacacatccacagccccccacaaacctcatacccacccctccataccccccgcccctccacactcccttgcaatatacaagagtaagacctcattttgagcgattatgtaatcacctctatatacacaccacacaaatgcacacaaatcaggacaaaaatattgtttaaaattaaatttaaaatatgttattgtcaatgtttaatttttagtatacatttagttttgtttttttcagttccaagatggcaagcccccttcccaaaaggagtagttctcggggtaaggggagggacttcctgtGGCAAAGTTCAGGgtttagggggcaggacttccagtcccaagatggtgactaggagGGGGGACCTACCAAGGGGCAGGTCTACTCtagcagccctcaacagctcaccatgactcattaagcagtcctccacccaaaataattgcccatccctttTCACTCTCtcatatatacataaatattaggggtgtgtgaagcttcgggtgctgattcgatttggaggagattcagcctgatttggtagccgaatctccaaatccaaatcaaattagggaaccaataaaaaggtctgaattgatttgaagctctccaaatcgatttggaaaagatttggaaagctcagatgatttgggcagtccccgctggctgcagcagggagctggacctggatttgaagctggtaagtagggggtgggggaggggaggctggaggaggggggaggggaccatggggggacccctgctaggccccatcccctgcctgctcccccagacccctaactcctgcctactcccccagcctcccccatggatgccccacctgccccagctcccagccctttaaaaaacagCCCTCACTCACTGGGTAATGCCcggcggggggcaatccccgctgcctcccactgccccacactgcatggggggttctgcgacgagccccctgccaccctgctctgcctgcctgccccagctccagctctttaagaaaaactccctgcactcaccagctcctgcagtggcctcggggcattggggggcttgtggaagagccccccatgcagtgcggggtagtgggggacagcggggatcaccccccgccaGACAGGAACTGGTGAGCCTGGGgttttttagttgttttttttttttcttaaaggaccagagctgcagcaggcggggcagccatgggggggcctgggacagtggggggaggttggggggctcatgcagagccctccatgcagtgtggggcagtggggggcagcagggattgtccctctgcccagcagcacctggtgagtcagagctgcttttccccaaagagctgggatgggtggggcagccattgctggggctgggagagcaggcgggggatgggcttgtatgatttggagatttggcagcaaccgaatctccgaatcagacttgactgaatcaattcaggacagtgatttgaataaccgaatcaaatcactgtcccccaaattggccgaatcagaatctgaagcgaatagtagccgctttgcacaggcctaatacatatatatgtgcacatacacacactgaaaatatatatgtatatatgtacacacacacacacacacacacacacacacacacacacacacacacacacgtaagaGTTGCCAACCtaagtattttttttactgacaatttgAAATCTTTTTACTGacaagcaaactttttttttttttttttttttactgatatgtgttttatataatgtaaatgtagcccttctgccaggccctggatggCAGTACTAAGGGTTGGAGTCAAATTTAGGGGTATAACACCAACTTCTAACACAGTCTTACTTGACTGCGGCAATGGCTTTATAccatgcttcccccaccccatagaTCCTCTACTCACTCCACACCCTGATGCTCCCAACTGCaccttcagaaaagatttggagagctttgatgatttgggcagtccctggtggctgcagcagggagctgcagccagacttggagctggtaagtagggggcgggggagagggggcctcagggaggggggaggggatcatggggggacccctgccagctcccccaactccccattctcccagcccccctgactcctgccctgtccctcagcccccccatggctgccccgcttgCCCCAgttcatactttaaaaaaaagccccactcaccgggtgctgcctggCAAAGGggtgagccctgctgcccccccactgccccatgctgcatggagggctctgccataagccccccgacccccccttgctccccccagcccccccacgggtgcctcacccaggccagctccggtcctttaagaaaaaagaaaacaagaaaagccctgggacccctgcagtggccttggggcttcagggagcttgtgcagagctccccatttggtgtggggcaatgcggggcagcggggattgccccttGCCGGCAGAAGCGGTGAGTCCAGGgggtttcttggttttttttcttaaaggggcacagctggcctgggcggggcacctgtggggggcctggggggctagtgcaaagccccccatgcagcatagggcagtggggggcagcagggattgccccccacctcgCAGCACCCGGTgaactgggatttttttcccccccaaagagccaggagctggggcgggcagggcagccattgccagggctgggagagagggtgggggatgggcctggccttcATGATTTGGAGgttcggcagcagccgaatctctgaatcggattcagctgaatcaaatagggacagtgatttgaattactaaattgaatcactgccccctgaatcggccgaatctgaatccaaagtgaatactagccgctttgcacaggcctactggctgTCTCAGATGGCCTGGGGGTGATGTGATCCTGCCTACCTTCCAAGTAAGCAGCCATTACAGGCAGGCGACAGGATGCAGAGTGAGCACATGGCTAGGTGGAGGGGAAGAAGCTACAGAGACTCCCTTGGGCCAGAGAGCTCTGATAGAGCTCTCTGAAGGGTGCCAAGTTGCATTCCACTCAGACTAAAAGCAGTGCTGCTTTGCTGTATCCATCAATATTTGCACTTACCTTGTTCTGAGACAGTGCTTCAATCAAGCTCAACATATCTTAGCTTTTTACAGCcagatccatttttttaaattgactttATGTTCAAGCATTGTTAGCGCTTTCTTTATGGACTGTCTATAAATTTATGGACTGTTGGCAACCCTGATACTGatctaaatattttaaacatgaaAAAATTCTAAATTTAAAGTGGCTAAAAACTCTTTAGAGAAAGTGTACTATTATATAGTATGCTTCTGATGTTTTACTGTATAGGGACACCTGTCTTGCTTGAGTCACATAATTAGTGACATTGTTCCATTTAGCAATTACTTAGTAAACTAAGCTGAAGGGAAATGTACCTGAAATGCCAAGTTAGGACTTCCAATTTAGCCTTCATTCCCACACTAGACATTTGCTAAGACTGTGTGAAACCAAATGCATTCATTTAAATGGATCATTACCTGACTTTGAAAGACAGCAATTGGCCAGGTGTCTCTACTTAGCAAAAGAATGAAACAATGCAGCAGCATTAGAGAAAAGTTTACCAAATTTTATTTCAAATCCACTCATATATTTACATGTCCAGGACAGAAGTTGTAAGGATCATGTAGGAGGAGTTGTTAGTAATTATTTTATActatgggtgtatctacacatgcatttaggcatgcctaaatttaatgagcattagcttaatgtgcactAAAATGATTTAGGCTCACGTTTACACGTGCATGCATTAAAATGAATTAACACTATGTGTGTGGCCTGAtgtggaactaaagttagtcccaagtcagtccatacacagcgttaatgtgccttATGTCTATTAGAGAGGAAGCCATATGAGCTGGAAACATAGGATGTGTGACAAAGACCagtagaggggaaggggaagagtgaGGGCAGaggatttaatttaatttaaaattttagACTTCTCACCTGTTAAGATTCTGTATTTTAAACTCAATATCATTTTAAGGCTGCACTAATTTTAATTATTGTCACTTTATAGAATGCTTTGTTGAGAAATAATTTTGCTTCAATGCTCTTTAATACATCTTCTTTTGCTGTCTTTTTAAAGCAATTCCTATGGCATGTATATGAACATGAGGTCTTTGTTCCTTTGGAAACTTGCTTGTCTCCTCACCTGCAATCATTCTCCTTTTCTCTGTTTTATTGTAAATGCTTGTTGTTACATAATGATAAACTGTCATGTCATAGTAAAAATTTTGTTATTTCAGATGAGCAGAAAAACATGAACTTTCTAAGGAGCAAAACACTAGTTGTCCTGCAAATAttccaaataatgaaaaccagggaaagagaaacagaaaatacaTGCTGTGTAAGCAGGCTCACTTCTGATAAGAATAGTTTTCATGGGGTGCCAGCCGTTCTTTAAGGCTGTTTTATGACTAACCTAAATCCATTATAAACAGACTGTAACTTTTTAAATATACAACATGCAGATATCCCATACAAAGTGCATGACTAACCTGAGTGTGAATACACTTGTTTAGAAGGATTTCAGAATAATATCAACAGACAGAGCTCTGAAGAACAAAATGAACGTTAAAAGACAATGAAGGGACCAAACCCTGTTATCCTAACTCAGTGCCAAAACTCTCCATTCTTTGTGCATATTGAGCTCTTGTCACCCACAGTGCATCATAGATGAGAATATGATTCAATGGTGAGGGCACCTGAGAAGGCATCAGGACAATTGGGGTATATTCCAGTCTGAATCTTGAGGATCAGAGTGTAAGTTCCAACGGTTTGCTGATtctcaggcccctggcagacgtTACATTTAAGACAGGATTAACTAgttaataacattttaaacagTAACCAGGccacacattcaggcaattaACAGCACAAAAACGTATGGAATAAACCACAATGTTATTCTAAAAAATATGTGAAATccattttgtggctggtttccatcatgccttaaattgaatgtgtggcagagtCCCTAACATGCAGCCTGATGCCAACTGCATGGCAAGGCTCTGGATCAGCTCCAGTGCAGTCCCAGTGTTAGGACCCACAATCAGCTGTTtgtcagccccaggcccaggaccTCGCTGGTTATCTGGGCACACAGCTTTCTCCTTGCCAgttcagggggagcctgggatcatgatgcAATTGGTGCAATTTGGATCTGATCCCCGATCCTGAAGTAGTATGTCTTGCTATACATGTGTGACAtgcaggaagtgcaattgttgGAATCAGAGaacagatcccattgtgccattaAGTGAACATGTGCCAGGCACTTCAGTGCCAGTTTTCCTGACTACTGATGCTTGGTCACCATCATGTAAAATTTGGAGATCTAGAGGtgaaaagtagggctgtgtgaagcttcggtccgtGATTTGATTTCGCGGCGATTTGGCCCAATTCcgtggtcgaatctctgaatctaaattgaatcagaggacactttaatctctctgaatcaatttggaaacctccaaattgattcggacagattcagacagattcggcaattcggacatagagaataactttaaatgttttttctacatacctctaggtagcaggcagcccaTCATCGCTACAGTGCTGGGGTGGGTagaatgtcccacagaagcacggggtaCTCCCCAacatgcttggcagcagccctggaaatgaaccagaagcacttccaggtccactggggagcatgctgcccccgcccccatgACTCCCAgctcaatgactggtgcctcctgggtctgggggagcacccggcatccccctgcagctgattgttGAGCTGGGGGAGTGCAAGAGGGCCCCCCAGCGCACtctctggcagacccggaagtggaccagaagtacttctggtccacttctgggtttgctgccgagcacgctggagAACCTCTTGTGTTGCTGTAGGAGCCTTCAttcaccccagcactgcagcgatcACGAGTTGCACTGCTActtcaaggtacgtagaaaaaaattttaaagctgtgcctgtgtctgaattgctgatttgcCAAGAAgtcctgtatttactcaaattgaAGTTGAAGTTTGCCACCTGCCCTGGACTGGGATGGCTCATACCAAGGAAAACACGGGAGAGACCATGTGGTATTAGTAGGGAACAGGGAAGACCTGAGTGTGCAGCTCATGGGGAATGTAGGGGACCCTGTACAGCCTGTACTTCCCCAGATGCCTTCTCTTCCTGCCTTACCTTCTGCTctgggcaggcctggggacaCAGGTGGCAGAGGTCAAACACAGGCATGGGAGGGTAGGGGGCAGGAAAAGGCATGGAGCAAGGatgcaggctgcagggggagtAGGAGGTGGGGGTAAGTGCACACAcaggagaaaaggggcaggggggcagaggcctggcagcagagggggaagaCACTATgaagggcaagtggcagtgggacaggcagggcagggagagaggggaagggttAGGGGAGAAAATGGTGAGGGTCTGgtctctcaccccctgcccctctgctgctgcttcccctgccacagcagggggtgtGTGAATTTAAGAGGACCTTCCATTACTTAGTTTCTATACGTGGAAAATtttaacacatttataatttcccatatagaatataattactgaggggtcatcttaaaattgaattcattttggaattgggtaaatatggtataactTTTCATCCCTACTATTCTAAATGTTTTTGTATCACTTAGTTTACATTTAAAAGTTCTTCTAGCACAGGTATGTTAATTTTTAAGAAATCACACCTCTAGGTGACATCCCTAGGCCAGCAAAAACCCTACTGCAGATGCTGCTTAATAGCAAAAATGTTCTTGTAGTTGTAtaaggggtggccaacctgtggcatgtatgccacaagtggcccaggcagcctctgtgtgtggcacccGACATAAGGACAGCAGAGAAGGCAGAGCAGTTGATTGGGTAGCAAGCATGGGCCaggaagcaaaaaacaaagtagtaggttgggcagggaaaggggattggAATAGCATTAGTGAGGGTgctgggctaatttgtggcatgcctactgAAAAAGGTTGCCTGGTaatactcctccccccccccccccccaatattacTTACTCTGTTTATACAACTTTCTGAATGCGGTGGTCtcaagtcaggaagaaggcaaggGAGGGCAGCACCTTCAGGACTACagtggctaactacctctctttattTAGCTTGGGGAACTGCTTAAAATTGTACTAACAACAAATCTCCTTGGCCAGCAGAAGGTGGGTCTCAGTAGTGAGATTTACCAGTAGAAGCCATCCTGGCAGAATCGTGGTAGTGTACATAAGCCTTGTTTAACAAAACTGTCGAGACTGGTATTTACGGTggtctttttcttaaaaaaattccAGACAACTGTGCAAGACACCATGAGTATGCTTGGTATTGTGCTACAATGTGTAATGTGTTACACAGCTTGTCAAATCCTTCCTGTTGCACTTAGAACCTCAATATAAAATAATCAAACTACGACACAATGCTAGTGCTTATGTACATGGACTCCTTAAATAGTTAACTTTGGGTACAGACAAACGTACATTTTACCTGCTTCAGAGGTGGATTCTGGAGAACTGCTCAGGAACATGCAGCCGCTGTTATGATTTAACAGTCAAAGCTTCATGGTCCTGTAGCAATACAAGTAATTTAAGTCACCCTAATATTgaccctgaaaaaatcatggttACAGCTGTAGCAGTTTTGCTGCAGTTGCATTGGTACAAAATCATGCAGATCTGAAAGTTGCATTGTAACAAGTTGATACAAGCTGTTACAATGCATAAATATcaatatcagctgatactgacaGCAGTTGTTAAATCTGTCTATACCCTTTGATGAAAGCAAAGAGCAAAGGAATAGATTACTTGTGATCATAGGAATCATTGTGGTATTTTGCTGCTTCCAGTTTTCACTTGTGGGAACTTTTGCAGGGATATGAATACTGCTCTTGGAGAAAAGGACTGAAATTCTGTGAGATGGGTTTTGAAACCGATGTCTCCCggagaaatgaaatattttacatGAAGTGAGAGGGCATATGGCCTAGTGGTAAAGCACAACACTAAGTAATATGATCAGAATTTGGCCTTCAGTTTGGCTGAATTAGGAATTAAAAAGAGTAGAAGAAAGCTGTCTTGTTTTTATGTCAATTAGCATAATTTTCTACATGTAAATGAGCTTCATTTTCTACATGCAAACATCcttgagaaaagaaaaacagatttagCTTGTGTTTGTAAATGTTCTCTTAAGACGTGGGTGCTTAGTATGCTGGTTGTAAATTTTTCTAGTTGGGTATATTCTATACGAAAGCAATTTTGCATATTTTTGGTTATTTTTCCTGAAATGAAATTATCCACATTCATACCAGGAGCTTAGGGGAACTTCAGCGTCTAAATCTAAAAGTCCATTCTTCAGTCCCTACCTGGGTTTTTGCCAATAAAATTTCCTAGTTGTCTAACATTCTGTTTTGGGGCATGACCAGCACCATGGCTGTCATGGCAGGCCTCAGCAGTTTGCATTTCAGATAAGGCTGCCAttgaataaaatgcataaacagtcctTGGCACAGGGATCAGAACCCAGATCTCACCTCCTCCAGATGAGTGCTCAGTCTACATAGTCATTGACCTCTGGATTTGGCTCTCCTGACATATCAGCTTGTACCACTTGCATTGAGACTTTCTCCAGCTGAACTAGGAAGAACATTTGCGATGCTAttgcccatggcaccagtttAACTTAAACCTAGATGGCCCAAACTGAAGGAATAGGATCACTGAACTAGAAttccagcagcaaaaaaaaaaaaaaaaaatcagtattggACAGAGTAGATGTGTCTGCTGCACCACATGCTGCATGGCTGTGCTAGTCTGGATAAGGCCAGGAAGGCAAGTTTGGCCCTGCTGCAGGAGttcacacagggcacatctacataagccATTAacgcacagcaataaactcctggGAGGCTCCTGGTTGTGCAACTTCCATGTGCacctggaccacagcacattgagctggatcaCAGTAGCCCTGACTGGTCAGGGATCTGGGGGGTCAACCTTGGGCTGCTCTGACggggctcaacatgctgcagagggtctggctggggtacgaaggtgcttcagtgtgggacggGCCAGCAGGCAGCATCTACACGAGTGCTACTGTGCATAAAAAAACCCtccttgctgcagagtttattagttttgtgtgacctaatagatgctgagatgtttactgcaccgTTAATTAGTTAACTGcgtagtaaatgtctcatatagacatgtcCACAGGAAGACTCAAAGGAGATCAACTTAAATAGATTTGCATAAAATGCTCACAACAGGAGTGGAGCTTCTAGCTTTTCCCCAGGCACAATGTCCTCATTCATTAAAATCAGTGTTTCTGTCATGCACAGCCCCCAACAggagtttctttcctggcttaAGAAGGCCAAGGAGCATTCACCTCTGGACTAAAGTGGTCTTTTGCTCTACAGCTTGGGGTTTCCCACTGCACAGACAATGTGACTGGAGTCTCCAGAGCAGTAAGGCAGAGGGACGAACAAGTAATGGTGCCTACTGCAATAGCACTGCTTTATCTATCCAAAGCACATGCTGCTCTCTGTGGCTCTTACAGTGCAAATCCTCTGAGATTTTTGTTATAGAGGTGGGAAAACAGGAGCTGAATAGAGAGGCTCCTTTGCAGCTCACAGAGGATGTTATCATTTCTCTGGGCTATTCCATCTCCCATGTCTCAGGGACAAAGTATAAGCAGGGATCTTTCTCCCACCCAGAACCAAGGATGGATTCTCTCCCCAGTGAATGAGGCTGGGGGGAAAGTGAAGATTGGGTCATTGTTATCTGCATCTGAAAATGCGACAAGTCCCCCTTCATAGTCCAGAGTGATGCAAACTTTCCTGGGGacatggggcagggacaggagggtAAAACGAGGGGATGTGAGAGCCTTGTACTGACCACAGAACAGCTCCATAGCCCAGATCCCTGCCTCAGGGTTACGGATGAGCCGTCCCTTCCTCATCACAGACTCTCTGGCGACCCCCACGGCCCAGGCTCCTGACCCCTCCACTACCACTTCCCAGCAGTGTCTCCCTGAGGTGAACCCCTCGCAGCCCAGCACACAGAACCACGGAGCAAATCTCTCAGGATTGTTGGGCAGATCCTGCTCCGTGTCTCCCCATCTCACACTTTTCCGATCCTCTGACAGGACAAGTTGGCAATGCGCTGTGTCTGGATCCATGGCCACATTTTCTGCCAAGAGAGAAAAGGAACGAATCAGAGTATTAAAGACACaactcagctctgtggaaggtcCCTACTCTCTGAATTGATATAAAAGACGTGTACAATGTCAGCCCATATCCAGTGCCATAGCCGAGGCAGTTTGGGTGCTGGGCAGTGAAAATATGCATAGTTTTGTGCGGGGCATGTATGGGTATTTTTGTCTTAGCTTACCCTTGCTGTATGATCCCTGAGGTTCCCCCCTGTCCTTCTCCAGGTCAGATGGTGGAATGCCTGCCAGGAGAAAGTCACAGAAATTAGAATTCAGAACATCCTGGGCAGCTCTGTCTCTCTTCTCAGTGCCTGGATTTAAGCAGAGATGCCAGGGCAgctcctctgccttgctgctgggagctgtTGCAGTAGTGGCTGCAGAAACTGCCACTGcatcttcctgctcccccaagggAGGCTGCTTTTTTCCCAGGAGTAgacaggggaaggaagaaagcTGTAAGTGAGCAATTTAAGTTGGGAAGGTAAAACATATTCTTTCCAGAGGCTGCTCAGTGCTTAGCCTATCCTGCTTTCATTGGTACTGCAAAATGACAATCGAAACCAGGGAATGGCAAGATCAAGTTGGCATTGGTGAAATGGCCCCTGGCACAGAGAACTAGTTAGTGATTCACCTAGTCCTTGGCTAGTACAGGCTTTGGCTCATGCTGGAGAAGTTCTGGCATCCTGGCAAAGTTTTCCCTCCACTTCAGTGTTATGTAGATACAAACTACCAGAAGTGCCATCTCATTCAGGTAATGGCCCTCTCTTcttggcctgccctgccctgcccctcctctggcctggtccctcttcccctccacttccagcCCATCTGGGTCCTGGTTCTCAGCCAGGATAGGGATTTGCAGCTCCTGCTGACCACACCTGACATCATACAGAGCAGCTCTGAATCAAATGCCCAGCCTTTCTATAGTTGGGGCAATGATGATGTGAAGCACCAAATTTTACCAGTTTTGTAAATTTTCAGCCGTAAAAACTTGCCCAAAACAACAGAGTCAAAGCCAGACATCCTGGGAgcctttacacatgctccaagatGGGGTGGCAGCACGTTAATTAGAGGAGCTCTGAGAGCGTCTCAtgcaatgtctcatgtattcagtgtcccatgcttcgaAATGGCGGTGGGGGCCCTTTAACCAAAGCTCacacattttgaagtgtggggacactgaatacatgagatgtgaaggctgctggagcatgctaattagcatgcttaagcagactcaattaattacagcgcatcagagcattGTCTCCGcttgtctacaggcacccaaacTCCTGGGATCTGCCATGTTGGCTGGGTGGATTTAGGTTCTATATTTGATCCCAGGAGATGAAGGTTTTATCTTTGGTAACCCCCTGTCTACTACCATACCAGGGATGCAACTTTATTTCCTTCTAAGATCCCATTGCAATACCTAGCATCTTCTTTAGCTTTTGATTTTGTTCAGAGATGTCACTACGGTTCTTTTCCCCCTCTGGGCACATCTCCACCACATGCTGGAGCTTTCTTTTCATACAcctggaaagaaagaaacaatctAGAGTCATACTAGAGACAGTTGCTAGATCCAGGGGCTGGGCAACTGGCTGCCTCTATGTACCCCAGCCTGAAGGCTGGTGCAACACAAACCCTGGCAATGCCAGCTCCCTCCAGAAGGGCCTTCCACCCTGAATCCTCCAGAACTGTAGTGCCCAACCTTTTCACTCCATGGGCCTGATAGGTGGTGCCAGGTccctctgtgggtcagatccagccaaTGGGCCCAATCTAGCTGTGGAGGGTTGTACAATCTGACCTTGATCcatctgcctggggcagaggtggaGAAGATAA includes:
- the LOC102564494 gene encoding zinc finger protein RFP isoform X2 produces the protein MAALNPVQHLQDELTCSICCEVFQHPVILDCGHSFCRACITQCREEANAHVSCPQCRSPSSQNNFRPNWQLANVVEKAKQLNEQVAKGAEGEQDLIHTQLRILRGDREKLEEQKMNRSQEHQDYQEKSKTERQKIVSEFERLRQLMKEQECLLLARLDELDRMIKKSQKETVTKLSQEISLLDSLIFEMEGKCQQPSSDFLQDIRSTLTRCMKRKLQHVVEMCPEGEKNRSDISEQNQKLKKMLGIPPSDLEKDRGEPQGSYSKENVAMDPDTAHCQLVLSEDRKSVRWGDTEQDLPNNPERFAPWFCVLGCEGFTSGRHCWEVVVEGSGAWAVGVARESVMRKGRLIRNPEAGIWAMELFCGQYKALTSPRFTLLSLPHVPRKVCITLDYEGGLVAFSDADNNDPIFTFPPASFTGERIHPWFWVGERSLLILCP